The Calditerrivibrio nitroreducens DSM 19672 genome window below encodes:
- a CDS encoding ABC transporter permease, whose protein sequence is MSDSAKDISIISMAILYLFSGGLGLLIHILKLGILKDFINSLIRMSFQLFLGSFVLMYIFKINTLWIVLLFFTLMSVVASRTIIQKSKIGEVFFIYPIIFLTSFLLTFIFQVIIVGTDTWYDARYFITISGMIMGNSMNACAVALDRFNNDLKENYDLIETLFSFGASNFEAVSIFFKKALRSAMMPIITNMSSVGIVFFPGMMTGQILAGSNPTVAVKYQIAIMVTIAISVLVSTMLNLYFNMKISLKKFSDGL, encoded by the coding sequence ATGTCCGATAGTGCAAAAGATATCAGTATTATTTCGATGGCTATTCTATATCTTTTTAGTGGTGGGTTGGGTTTATTGATACATATTTTAAAGCTTGGTATCTTAAAAGATTTTATAAATTCCCTGATAAGGATGTCTTTCCAGCTTTTTCTTGGTTCTTTTGTATTGATGTACATTTTCAAAATAAATACCTTATGGATAGTTTTACTATTTTTTACTTTGATGTCTGTTGTCGCTTCCCGTACGATAATCCAAAAGTCAAAGATAGGTGAGGTCTTTTTCATCTATCCAATAATATTCCTTACAAGTTTTCTTTTGACCTTTATTTTTCAAGTGATCATTGTGGGGACAGATACGTGGTATGATGCAAGATATTTCATCACGATAAGTGGTATGATTATGGGCAATTCAATGAATGCCTGTGCAGTGGCTTTAGATAGATTTAATAATGACTTGAAAGAGAATTATGATCTCATTGAGACGCTATTTAGCTTTGGTGCTTCAAATTTTGAAGCGGTGTCAATATTTTTTAAAAAAGCATTGCGATCAGCCATGATGCCGATAATTACGAATATGAGTAGTGTGGGGATTGTCTTCTTCCCTGGTATGATGACGGGTCAGATTCTGGCTGGTTCCAATCCTACTGTGGCGGTAAAATATCAGATTGCAATTATGGTTACAATTGCAATATCTGTGCTAGTCTCCACTATGCTTAATTTATATTTTAATATGAAAATATCTTTAAAGAAATTTTCCGATGGCTTATAA
- a CDS encoding ABC transporter ATP-binding protein, whose translation MSVLEIEDLKVKIESRYLVDIKRFSFEKGNVYSIFGKSGAGKSTFLKALGSLIRYEGNIYLNGENLKQEYPLTEIRKKVHYIRQVPEFVPGKVIDSLKYIFSFKSNKNLVFDEKYLNELLDKFGLDQSILVKDIKNLSGGERQRISIIRSLLIRPEFILLDEPTSALDVYTEGTFITFLNSIKMEFGVIIVSHSVNMIINSDIKLFFDKSNITRIEEDIDTEDIRKLIGE comes from the coding sequence ATGAGTGTGTTGGAGATTGAAGATTTAAAAGTAAAAATTGAATCAAGATATCTTGTGGATATTAAAAGATTTTCATTTGAAAAGGGTAATGTTTATTCAATATTTGGTAAAAGTGGAGCGGGGAAAAGTACTTTTTTAAAAGCGCTTGGTTCTTTAATAAGATACGAAGGTAATATATATTTAAATGGTGAAAATCTTAAACAGGAGTATCCTTTAACGGAAATAAGAAAAAAGGTACATTACATAAGGCAGGTGCCGGAGTTTGTTCCTGGCAAGGTGATAGACAGTTTAAAGTACATTTTTTCTTTCAAATCAAATAAAAATCTTGTTTTTGATGAAAAGTACTTAAATGAATTACTTGATAAGTTTGGTCTGGATCAAAGTATACTTGTGAAAGATATAAAAAATCTCTCAGGAGGAGAAAGACAGCGTATCAGTATAATCAGGTCGCTGTTGATTAGACCGGAGTTTATCTTGCTGGATGAACCTACTTCTGCCCTTGATGTATATACAGAAGGTACTTTTATCACATTTTTAAATAGTATCAAAATGGAGTTTGGCGTTATAATAGTATCCCATTCGGTAAATATGATAATAAATTCCGATATAAAGCTTTTTTTTGATAAAAGTAACATAACCAGGATTGAAGAAGATATCGATACAGAAGATATCCGTAAGTTGATAGGTGAATGA
- a CDS encoding class I SAM-dependent methyltransferase, with protein MTKSKSSDGFDKSFTNYLISSDHKYGDDLEIVKNYFNNIVFETILDVATGAGHFTNVFNAKRKCAVDLSFNMVKTAKEKYHIDFAAVCDSAGLPFFEQSFDLVSCRIAFHHFSRPILFFDEVYRILKKSGYFVLVDSIVDVDDAYLNTIEYIRDNSHIRSYTVKEIINFCSNFFRLEYFRNIYKKHNFKEWAGRLGADEKDIKCIENSFLELPDEIKYELNLEIVENSIYSYTDKKGVFIFKSL; from the coding sequence ATGACGAAATCAAAAAGTAGTGATGGATTTGATAAATCATTTACTAATTATCTAATAAGTAGCGATCATAAATATGGCGATGACCTTGAGATAGTGAAGAATTATTTCAACAATATAGTTTTTGAAACTATTTTAGATGTTGCCACAGGAGCAGGTCATTTTACAAACGTCTTTAATGCTAAAAGAAAATGTGCTGTCGACTTAAGCTTTAATATGGTGAAAACCGCAAAAGAAAAGTATCATATTGATTTTGCTGCTGTTTGTGATTCTGCTGGCTTACCTTTTTTCGAACAAAGTTTTGATCTTGTAAGTTGTAGAATAGCATTTCATCACTTTTCAAGGCCTATCTTATTTTTTGATGAGGTTTATAGAATTTTAAAAAAATCTGGTTACTTCGTGTTGGTGGACAGCATCGTGGATGTTGATGATGCTTACCTTAATACTATAGAATATATAAGAGACAACAGCCATATTCGTAGTTATACTGTTAAAGAGATTATAAATTTTTGTAGTAATTTTTTCCGTCTGGAATATTTTCGTAATATTTATAAAAAGCATAATTTTAAAGAGTGGGCTGGAAGGCTTGGGGCAGATGAAAAGGATATTAAGTGTATTGAAAATAGCTTTTTGGAACTACCTGATGAAATTAAATATGAGTTGAACCTTGAAATAGTTGAGAATAGCATATATAGTTATACAGATAAAAAAGGGGTATTTATATTTAAAAGTTTATGA
- the metX gene encoding homoserine O-acetyltransferase MetX, which produces MEKSSVGIVKPKTVFFKDDFFLESGRILSKLTVAYETYGTLNKEKDNAILICHALTGSHHAAGYYSPDDQKPGWWDDMIGPGKPFDTEKYFIICSNFLGSCYGTTGPASIDPSTGKPYGLRFPVFTVKDMVKLQKKLIDHLGIPKLLCVAGGSMGGMQALEWAVTFPEKVHSIIPIATAGRITPMAIAFNTIGRQAIMKDPNWLGGDYYGKTFPKDGLAIARMAGHITFMSDASFQKKFGRKYATLEGIYDFMGYFEVENYLRYNGYKFTERFDANSYLYIIKAMDIFDLSYGYGSFEEAVSRISCKSLFITFTSDFLFPNYQTEEIVSILKKLNRDVKWVNIESDYGHDAFLLEFDIQGSSVANFLEDVYDEIKK; this is translated from the coding sequence ATGGAAAAATCATCCGTTGGGATCGTAAAACCGAAAACAGTTTTCTTTAAAGATGATTTTTTTCTTGAAAGTGGACGAATACTATCCAAACTTACTGTAGCATATGAAACTTATGGCACTTTAAATAAAGAAAAAGACAATGCGATACTCATTTGCCATGCCTTGACCGGAAGTCACCATGCGGCAGGGTATTATTCTCCCGATGATCAGAAGCCGGGTTGGTGGGATGATATGATAGGCCCAGGGAAGCCTTTTGACACAGAGAAATATTTTATCATATGTTCTAATTTTCTTGGTTCCTGCTATGGGACTACAGGACCTGCATCCATCGACCCCTCCACAGGCAAGCCTTATGGGCTCAGATTCCCTGTTTTTACAGTAAAAGATATGGTAAAACTCCAAAAAAAACTGATTGATCATCTTGGTATACCAAAACTATTGTGTGTCGCAGGTGGATCAATGGGTGGTATGCAGGCTCTGGAATGGGCGGTAACTTTTCCTGAAAAGGTGCATTCTATCATTCCGATTGCCACCGCAGGTAGGATAACACCTATGGCAATTGCTTTTAACACGATAGGTAGACAGGCAATAATGAAGGATCCGAATTGGCTTGGCGGTGATTACTACGGTAAAACATTCCCTAAAGATGGCCTTGCCATAGCGAGGATGGCTGGGCATATCACATTTATGTCCGATGCTTCGTTTCAGAAAAAATTTGGTAGAAAATATGCGACGTTAGAGGGTATTTATGATTTTATGGGCTATTTTGAGGTGGAAAATTATCTGAGATACAATGGGTATAAGTTTACAGAGAGGTTTGATGCTAATAGCTATTTATACATCATAAAGGCTATGGATATTTTTGATCTTTCGTATGGATATGGATCGTTTGAGGAGGCTGTCAGCAGGATTTCTTGCAAATCGCTTTTTATTACATTTACATCTGATTTTCTATTTCCAAACTACCAAACAGAAGAGATTGTAAGTATCTTAAAAAAATTAAACAGGGATGTGAAGTGGGTAAATATTGAATCCGATTATGGTCATGATGCATTTTTGCTTGAGTTTGATATTCAGGGTTCATCTGTTGCTAATTTCTTAGAGGACGTTTATGACGAAATCAAAAAGTAG
- a CDS encoding potassium channel family protein — translation MKKRDILVIGLGIFGYELAVELSKKGLNVLAVDKNPDIINKIKDFVSEAIIADASSEETLRELDVTSFDEIILGISSNFEALILSATIMRKLGVKKIIAKANSEIQKEVLLKIGVNEVILPEKEVATRLADKISKPGILDLFHMYDDAAVATVKVPSKFVGKSLKEIDLRNKYDVNAVTIRRNGVSKIIKNPDIVFEEGDEIVVIGDEDKIKNLF, via the coding sequence ATGAAAAAGAGAGATATTTTGGTTATTGGTCTTGGCATTTTTGGGTATGAGCTTGCAGTGGAATTATCCAAAAAAGGTTTAAACGTTCTTGCTGTTGATAAAAATCCAGATATTATCAATAAAATCAAGGATTTTGTATCGGAAGCGATTATTGCTGATGCCTCATCCGAAGAGACGTTGAGGGAGCTTGATGTTACAAGTTTTGATGAGATTATTTTGGGCATAAGCAGTAATTTTGAGGCACTAATTTTATCTGCAACTATAATGCGGAAACTTGGTGTAAAAAAGATAATAGCAAAGGCAAACAGTGAGATTCAAAAGGAAGTATTATTAAAAATAGGTGTGAATGAAGTTATTTTACCTGAAAAAGAGGTAGCAACAAGGCTTGCTGATAAAATATCAAAACCCGGTATCCTGGATCTTTTTCATATGTATGATGACGCCGCAGTTGCTACGGTAAAAGTACCTAGTAAGTTTGTGGGTAAATCTCTAAAAGAAATAGACTTACGAAATAAATATGATGTAAATGCTGTCACAATCAGAAGAAATGGAGTTTCAAAAATAATTAAAAATCCTGATATTGTCTTTGAAGAAGGTGATGAAATAGTCGTTATTGGTGATGAGGATAAGATAAAAAATCTATTTTAG